A genomic segment from Bradyrhizobium sp. CB1015 encodes:
- a CDS encoding amidase family protein, with product MQDLWRLSAADLATLVKSKQVSAREAAKAGLARLDAVNPQLNAVIDHRPEDVLKQADAVDAAISRGEDPGVLAGVPVTIKANVDQEGFATTNGLKLQRDLIAREDNPVVANFRKAGAILLGRTNCPAFSYRWFTTNLVHGDTKNPRDASLTPGGSSGGAGSAVAAGIGHIAHGTDIAGSIRYPAYACGVHGLRPTLGRIPAFNPALPERPIGPQIMAVSGPLARTVNDLRVSLEAMSARDIRDPWFVPVPLQGPTRDKRAALCLNPGGLATAPEVKAAVSDAGKRLERAGWTVDVIEDTPPMREAVEWQIKLWLGDGYEAQLEMAEREGDPGALACLRGNRAKVTPMDQADYAKALTRRATLTRDWMLFFEKYAVLLTPVSGELPFPDHLDRKDDESFKRVWEAQLPQIAIPFMGLPGLVVSTGLVGKAPVGVHIVSGRYREDLCLLAGEAIEAGGVPPSPIDPVG from the coding sequence ATGCAAGATCTCTGGCGCCTGTCGGCCGCCGACCTCGCCACCCTCGTCAAGTCCAAACAGGTATCCGCCAGGGAGGCCGCCAAGGCCGGTCTCGCGCGGCTCGATGCCGTCAATCCCCAGCTCAACGCGGTGATCGACCACCGGCCGGAGGACGTGCTCAAGCAGGCCGATGCCGTCGATGCCGCAATTAGCCGGGGCGAGGACCCCGGCGTCCTCGCCGGCGTGCCCGTCACCATCAAGGCCAATGTCGACCAGGAAGGCTTTGCCACCACCAACGGCCTGAAGCTGCAGCGCGACCTGATCGCGCGCGAGGACAACCCGGTCGTCGCCAATTTCCGCAAAGCTGGGGCCATCCTGCTCGGCCGCACCAATTGCCCGGCCTTCTCCTACCGCTGGTTCACCACCAATCTGGTCCACGGCGACACCAAGAACCCCCGCGATGCCTCGCTGACCCCGGGCGGCTCTTCCGGCGGCGCCGGCTCGGCGGTCGCGGCCGGCATCGGCCACATCGCCCACGGCACCGACATCGCCGGCTCGATCCGTTATCCCGCCTATGCCTGCGGCGTGCACGGTCTGCGCCCGACGCTCGGCCGCATTCCTGCCTTCAACCCGGCGCTGCCGGAGCGGCCGATCGGGCCGCAGATCATGGCGGTCTCGGGCCCGCTGGCGCGCACGGTCAACGACTTGCGCGTCTCGCTCGAGGCGATGTCGGCCCGCGACATCCGCGATCCCTGGTTCGTGCCGGTGCCGCTGCAAGGCCCGACTCGGGACAAGCGCGCCGCGCTCTGCCTCAATCCGGGCGGCCTTGCCACCGCGCCGGAGGTGAAGGCCGCGGTGAGCGATGCCGGCAAGCGGCTGGAGCGCGCCGGCTGGACCGTCGATGTGATCGAGGACACGCCGCCGATGCGCGAGGCGGTCGAGTGGCAGATCAAGCTCTGGCTCGGCGACGGCTATGAGGCGCAGCTGGAGATGGCCGAGCGCGAGGGCGATCCCGGTGCGCTGGCGTGCCTGCGCGGCAACCGCGCCAAAGTCACGCCGATGGACCAGGCCGATTACGCCAAGGCGCTGACCCGGCGCGCCACGCTGACCCGCGACTGGATGTTGTTCTTCGAAAAATACGCCGTGCTGCTGACGCCGGTCTCCGGCGAATTGCCGTTTCCCGATCATCTCGACCGCAAGGACGACGAGTCCTTCAAGCGGGTCTGGGAAGCGCAGCTGCCGCAGATCGCGATTCCCTTCATGGGACTGCCGGGCCTCGTGGTCTCCACCGGTCTCGTCGGCAAGGCGCCGGTCGGCGTGCACATCGTGTCCGGCCGCTATCGCGAGGATCTGTGCCTGCTCGCGGGCGAAGCGATCGAGGCCGGCGGCGTGCCGCCGTCGCCGATCGATCCTGTGGGCTAG
- the tarD gene encoding D(-)-tartrate dehydratase produces MSVRIIGVREITKPISSPIRNAYIDFTRMTTSLVAVVTDVVRGGKRVVGYGFNSNGRYGQGGLIRERFAARILEADPKSLLDSPGDNLDPDKIWAAMMTNEKPGGHGERSVAVGTIDMAVWDAVAKIAGKPLFRLLAERHGATANPRVFVYAAGGYYYPGKDLSMLRGEMRGYLDRGYNVVKMKIGGAPIDEDRTRIEAVLKEIGKDAQLAVDANGRFNLETAIAYAKMLRDYPLFWYEEAGDPLDYALQAALAEFYPGPMATGENLFSHQDARNLIRYGGMRPDRDWLQFDCALSYGLCEYQRTLEVLKTHGWSPSRCIPHGGHQMSLNIAAGLGLGGNESYPDLFQPYGGFPDGVRVESGHITMPELPGIGFEGKSDLYKEMKALAE; encoded by the coding sequence ATGTCCGTCCGCATCATCGGCGTCCGCGAGATCACCAAGCCGATCTCCTCGCCGATCCGCAACGCCTATATCGACTTCACCAGGATGACGACCAGCCTCGTCGCCGTCGTCACCGACGTGGTTCGCGGCGGCAAGCGCGTCGTCGGCTACGGCTTCAACTCCAACGGCCGCTACGGACAGGGCGGCCTGATCCGCGAGCGCTTTGCCGCGCGCATCCTGGAGGCCGATCCGAAGTCGCTGCTCGATAGCCCCGGGGACAATCTCGACCCCGACAAGATCTGGGCCGCGATGATGACCAACGAGAAGCCCGGCGGCCACGGCGAGCGCTCGGTCGCGGTCGGCACCATCGACATGGCGGTGTGGGACGCGGTCGCGAAGATCGCGGGCAAGCCGCTGTTCCGCCTGCTCGCCGAGCGCCACGGCGCCACCGCCAATCCGCGCGTCTTCGTCTACGCCGCCGGCGGCTATTACTATCCCGGCAAGGATCTCTCGATGCTGCGCGGCGAGATGCGCGGTTATCTCGACCGCGGCTACAACGTCGTGAAGATGAAGATCGGCGGCGCGCCGATTGACGAGGATCGCACCCGCATCGAGGCGGTGCTGAAGGAGATCGGCAAGGACGCGCAGCTCGCCGTCGACGCCAACGGCCGCTTCAACCTGGAGACCGCCATCGCCTACGCCAAGATGCTGCGCGACTATCCCTTGTTCTGGTACGAGGAAGCCGGCGATCCCCTCGACTACGCGCTGCAGGCCGCGCTCGCCGAATTCTATCCGGGCCCGATGGCGACCGGCGAGAACCTGTTCAGCCACCAGGACGCCCGCAACCTGATCCGCTACGGCGGCATGCGCCCCGACCGCGACTGGCTGCAATTCGACTGCGCGCTGTCCTATGGCCTGTGCGAATACCAGCGCACGCTGGAGGTGCTGAAGACTCACGGCTGGTCCCCCAGCCGCTGCATCCCGCACGGCGGCCACCAGATGTCGCTCAACATCGCAGCGGGCTTAGGTCTCGGCGGCAACGAAAGCTACCCCGACCTGTTCCAGCCCTATGGCGGCTTCCCCGACGGCGTGCGCGTGGAAAGCGGCCACATCACCATGCCGGAGCTTCCCGGCATCGGCTTCGAAGGCAAGTCGGATCTCTACAAGGAGATGAAGGCGCTGGCGGAGTAG
- a CDS encoding efflux RND transporter permease subunit yields MISKFFIERPVLSNVIALLMILIGGVALFNLAVAQYPDVVPPTVQVTTRYPGASAKTVIDTVALPIEQQVNGVEDMLYMQSYSGSDGTYTLTVTFKIGTDLNFAQVLVQNRVSSALSQLPQAVQNQGVTVQKRSTSILLFVTLTSPDAKYDSLYLSNYATINIRDELSRLPGVGNVTVFGAGQYSMRIWLDPNKLQVRGLVPQDVIQAIQQQSQQVSAGQVGAPPTPPGQAFQYTLNVNGRLDDSGQFENIIVKTGTSGDVTRVRDVGWVELGAQTYSQIFSLNKQPATGIGVFQSPGANALQVEQAVEKKMAELAKRFPEGIKYDTPFDTTKFVEASVHEVYMTLIEAGLLVLVVILVFLQDWRAMLVPATTVPVTIIGAFAAMAALGFTINMSTLFAIVLAIGIVVDDAIVVVEGAAHNIEQGMNGHDAAIKAMDQLFAPIVGITLVLISVFLPASFLAGLTGRIYSQFALVIAATALLSAINAATLKPTQCALWLRPAVPPEQRNFFYRGFNAVYDPVERGYTRLITFLVKHATISVAFALLVIAASGYGLSRVPTGFLPIEDQGYLIAAVQLPDGAALERTQAVLDKASGLIKDTPGVAQVITIAGISALDNSASLANAGVAYIILKDWDARKGPGEDLRSLVYGLNDKLAIIMEARTIVLPPPPIQGIGNAAGFSMQVELRDGNSDFAKLQAITGAMVSNGQSQSALQRVQSSFRSSVPQFNVEIDRIKTQTLHVTTDQVFSALSTYLGSSYVNQFNKFGRVFQVYTQADPAFRVTERDIANMQVRNSNGDMIPIGTVAKITPATGPSLISLYNLYPSSTVIGLPAQGYSSGQSLKLMEEIADKTLPPGTGYEWTAMSYQEKAVSNQIYWVFGLAMLLVYLVLAGQYESWYAPISVILAVPLSLLGPMLILSALKIDNNLYCQIGLILLIALSAKNAILIVEVGLELHGRDGKPILESAIEAARARFRPILMTSFAFILGVVPLVLATGAGASARKSIGITVFSGMLASTCLAVLFVPAFFVVVQRFENWRAGKKAVKAVAEVKT; encoded by the coding sequence ATGATCTCAAAGTTCTTCATCGAGCGGCCGGTCCTCTCCAACGTCATCGCGCTCCTGATGATCCTGATCGGCGGCGTCGCGCTGTTCAACCTCGCCGTCGCCCAATACCCCGACGTGGTGCCGCCGACCGTGCAGGTCACAACGCGCTATCCCGGCGCCAGCGCCAAGACCGTGATCGACACCGTGGCGCTGCCGATCGAGCAGCAGGTCAACGGCGTCGAGGACATGCTGTACATGCAGTCCTACAGCGGCTCCGACGGCACCTATACGCTGACCGTGACCTTCAAGATCGGCACCGACCTCAACTTCGCGCAGGTGCTGGTGCAGAACCGCGTCTCCAGTGCATTGTCGCAATTGCCGCAAGCCGTGCAGAACCAGGGCGTCACCGTGCAGAAGCGGTCGACCTCGATCCTGTTGTTCGTGACGCTGACCTCGCCGGATGCGAAATACGACAGCCTTTACTTGAGCAACTACGCCACCATCAACATCCGCGACGAGCTCTCGCGCCTGCCCGGCGTCGGCAACGTCACCGTGTTCGGTGCCGGCCAATATTCGATGCGGATCTGGCTCGATCCCAACAAGCTGCAGGTGCGAGGTCTGGTGCCGCAGGACGTGATCCAGGCGATCCAGCAGCAGAGCCAGCAGGTCTCCGCCGGCCAGGTCGGTGCACCGCCGACGCCGCCGGGACAGGCGTTCCAGTACACGCTGAACGTCAACGGACGCCTCGACGATTCCGGCCAGTTCGAGAACATCATCGTCAAGACGGGCACGAGCGGCGACGTCACCCGCGTGCGCGACGTCGGCTGGGTCGAGCTCGGCGCGCAGACCTACAGCCAGATCTTCTCGCTCAACAAGCAGCCCGCCACCGGCATCGGCGTGTTCCAGTCGCCCGGCGCCAACGCGCTCCAGGTCGAGCAGGCCGTCGAGAAGAAGATGGCGGAGCTCGCCAAGCGCTTCCCCGAAGGCATCAAGTACGACACCCCGTTCGACACCACCAAGTTCGTGGAAGCCTCGGTGCACGAGGTCTACATGACCTTGATCGAGGCCGGCCTGCTGGTGCTGGTCGTGATCCTCGTTTTCCTGCAGGACTGGCGCGCAATGCTGGTGCCGGCGACGACGGTGCCCGTCACCATCATCGGCGCCTTCGCCGCGATGGCGGCGCTCGGCTTCACCATCAACATGTCGACGCTGTTTGCGATCGTGCTCGCGATCGGCATCGTGGTCGACGACGCCATCGTGGTGGTCGAAGGCGCCGCCCACAACATCGAGCAGGGCATGAATGGCCACGACGCCGCGATCAAGGCAATGGACCAGCTGTTCGCGCCGATCGTCGGGATCACGCTGGTGCTGATCTCGGTGTTTTTGCCGGCCTCGTTCCTCGCCGGATTGACGGGGCGCATCTATTCGCAATTCGCGCTGGTGATCGCCGCGACCGCGCTGCTCTCCGCCATCAACGCAGCGACCTTGAAGCCGACGCAATGCGCGCTGTGGCTGCGGCCGGCGGTGCCGCCGGAGCAACGCAATTTCTTCTATCGGGGTTTCAATGCGGTCTACGACCCCGTCGAGCGCGGCTACACCAGGCTGATCACATTTCTGGTGAAGCACGCCACCATCTCGGTCGCGTTCGCCCTGCTGGTCATCGCAGCCAGCGGCTACGGCCTGTCGCGGGTGCCGACCGGCTTCCTGCCGATCGAGGACCAGGGCTATCTGATCGCCGCCGTGCAGCTGCCCGACGGCGCCGCACTGGAGCGGACGCAGGCCGTGCTCGACAAGGCGAGCGGGCTGATCAAGGACACGCCAGGCGTGGCGCAGGTCATCACCATCGCCGGCATCTCCGCGCTCGACAACAGCGCCAGCCTCGCCAATGCCGGCGTCGCCTACATCATCCTGAAGGATTGGGACGCCCGTAAAGGACCCGGCGAGGATCTGCGCTCGCTGGTCTATGGCCTCAACGACAAGCTCGCGATCATCATGGAAGCCCGTACCATCGTGTTGCCGCCGCCGCCGATCCAGGGCATCGGCAATGCCGCCGGCTTTTCGATGCAGGTCGAGCTGCGCGACGGCAACAGCGATTTCGCCAAGCTGCAGGCCATCACCGGGGCGATGGTCTCGAACGGCCAGAGCCAGAGCGCGCTGCAGCGCGTGCAGTCCTCGTTCCGCTCCTCGGTGCCGCAATTCAACGTCGAGATCGACCGGATCAAGACCCAGACGCTGCACGTGACGACGGATCAGGTGTTCTCGGCGCTGTCGACCTATCTCGGCTCGTCCTACGTCAACCAGTTCAACAAGTTCGGCCGCGTGTTCCAGGTCTACACCCAGGCCGATCCCGCCTTCCGCGTCACCGAGCGCGACATCGCCAACATGCAGGTGCGCAACTCGAACGGCGACATGATCCCGATCGGCACCGTCGCCAAGATCACGCCGGCCACCGGCCCGTCGCTGATCAGCCTCTATAACCTCTATCCGTCCTCGACCGTGATCGGCCTGCCGGCGCAGGGCTATTCGTCCGGCCAGTCGCTGAAGCTGATGGAGGAGATCGCGGACAAGACGCTGCCGCCCGGCACCGGCTATGAATGGACCGCGATGTCCTATCAGGAGAAGGCGGTCTCGAACCAGATCTACTGGGTGTTCGGGCTCGCCATGCTGCTGGTCTATCTCGTGCTCGCCGGCCAGTATGAGAGCTGGTACGCGCCGATCTCGGTGATCCTCGCCGTGCCGCTGTCGCTGCTCGGGCCGATGCTGATCCTCTCCGCCCTCAAGATCGACAACAACCTGTATTGCCAGATCGGCCTGATCCTCTTGATCGCGCTGTCGGCCAAGAACGCGATCCTGATCGTCGAGGTCGGGCTCGAGCTGCACGGCCGCGACGGCAAGCCGATCCTGGAGTCCGCGATCGAAGCGGCGCGCGCCCGCTTCCGGCCGATCCTGATGACGTCGTTCGCCTTCATCCTCGGCGTCGTCCCGCTGGTGCTCGCCACCGGCGCCGGCGCCAGCGCCCGCAAGTCGATCGGCATCACGGTATTCTCCGGCATGCTGGCCTCGACCTGCCTCGCGGTGCTGTTCGTGCCGGCCTTCTTCGTGGTGGTGCAGCGCTTCGAGAACTGGCGGGCGGGCAAGAAGGCGGTGAAGGCGGTGGCGGAGGTGAAGACCTAG
- a CDS encoding malonyl-CoA decarboxylase translates to MANAFFSDLLATISERGRTLLRRGDASDTKRDADGLLELCGALLSGRGEASGTAMAREVLDLYQELDADGRRAFFEGLVRFFGPDRERLSKAIEQWRTKPTDEDASALHFASEPRRQELIRRLNRAPGGTGDLVNMRADLLGMMNGHTDLAALDRDVSHLLSSWFNRGFLVLRRIDWSTPANILEKIIRYEAVHEISDWDDLRRRIDPVDRRCYAFFHPAMVDEPLIFVEVALTETIPGAIAPLLAVDRQHLPIAKARTAVFYSISNTQRGLGGISFGSFLIKQVVEELRRELPKLDNFVTLSPVPGFMGWVKQDKDLPLSDEDREVLKRLDDPRWFESPETAALLRAVLEPLAAHYFLKARTPKGKLIDSVARFHLGNGARLERINWLGDLSPKGLRESAGIMVNYLYRLDDIEKNHEAYANDGEVVASSAVKKLLKGEGRRLLDMRLS, encoded by the coding sequence ATGGCCAACGCCTTCTTCTCCGACCTGCTCGCCACCATCTCCGAGCGCGGCCGCACGCTGCTTCGCCGCGGGGACGCCTCGGACACCAAACGGGATGCCGATGGACTGCTCGAGCTCTGCGGCGCGCTGCTGTCCGGCCGGGGCGAAGCGTCCGGCACTGCCATGGCGCGCGAGGTGCTCGATCTCTATCAGGAGCTGGATGCGGACGGACGCCGCGCCTTCTTCGAAGGATTGGTGCGCTTTTTCGGTCCCGACCGGGAACGCTTGTCCAAGGCCATCGAGCAATGGCGCACCAAGCCGACCGACGAGGATGCCAGCGCCCTGCATTTCGCCTCCGAGCCGCGGCGTCAGGAGCTGATCCGCCGCCTCAACCGCGCGCCGGGCGGTACCGGCGATCTCGTCAACATGCGCGCCGATTTGCTCGGCATGATGAACGGGCATACCGATCTCGCCGCGCTCGATCGCGACGTCTCGCATCTTCTCTCTTCGTGGTTCAACAGGGGGTTTCTCGTGCTGCGCAGGATCGACTGGTCGACCCCGGCCAACATCCTCGAAAAGATCATCCGTTACGAAGCCGTGCACGAGATCTCCGACTGGGACGATCTGCGCCGCCGCATCGATCCCGTCGACCGCCGCTGCTATGCCTTCTTCCATCCCGCGATGGTGGACGAGCCGCTGATCTTCGTCGAGGTGGCGCTGACCGAGACGATTCCCGGCGCGATCGCACCGCTGCTCGCGGTCGACCGCCAGCACCTTCCCATCGCGAAGGCGCGCACCGCCGTGTTCTATTCGATCTCCAACACCCAGCGCGGCCTTGGCGGCATCTCCTTCGGCAGCTTCCTGATCAAGCAGGTGGTAGAAGAATTGCGCCGCGAGCTGCCGAAGCTCGACAACTTCGTGACGCTGTCGCCGGTGCCGGGCTTCATGGGCTGGGTGAAGCAGGACAAGGACCTGCCGCTGTCGGACGAGGACCGCGAGGTGCTCAAGCGCCTCGATGATCCCAGATGGTTCGAAAGCCCGGAAACGGCGGCGCTGCTCCGCGCCGTGCTGGAGCCGCTCGCGGCGCACTATTTCCTCAAGGCACGCACGCCGAAGGGCAAGCTGATCGATTCCGTCGCCCGCTTCCATCTCGGCAACGGCGCGCGGCTGGAGCGCATCAACTGGCTGGGCGACCTCTCGCCCAAGGGCCTACGCGAGTCCGCCGGAATCATGGTCAACTACCTCTACCGCCTCGACGACATCGAGAAGAACCACGAGGCCTATGCCAATGACGGCGAGGTCGTGGCATCCAGCGCGGTGAAGAAGCTGCTGAAGGGTGAGGGGCGGCGGCTGCTGGATATGAGGTTGTCATAA
- a CDS encoding MFS transporter yields the protein MNSPSRVIAFVNAGHFIDHYSMLIFAAAVIIMGPALGMAYSELLPYATPGFVAFGAGSLLTGWLGDRWSRRHMMLIYFVGIGLSMISVGLVQTPGQLGAALLAIGIFASIYHPVGTAMIVSYADRLGREMGINGVWGNLGVASSALVTGVIGQYLGWRFAFIVPGVVTVLIGIAFALSVVHEDRKGSKQAAAQARVAKQDMWRVILALLIVVIAISTTFNAVTVALPKLFAERLADLTKSPALLGVIAAGVYVFGAMTQYTIGRLLDRYSLKTVALPLSFMLAPFLYLAASLNNLPLILVSIGIVMGAFGQVTVNDAMVGKYTTEEWRSRAYAVRYFVGFTAAGASVGLVAWLYEQGGFATMLHAFAALCLLAIAAALILPREIRASQRA from the coding sequence ATGAACAGCCCCAGCCGGGTCATCGCTTTCGTCAATGCCGGCCATTTCATCGACCATTATTCGATGCTGATCTTCGCCGCCGCGGTGATCATCATGGGCCCGGCGCTCGGCATGGCCTATTCGGAATTGTTGCCTTACGCGACGCCGGGCTTCGTCGCCTTCGGCGCGGGCTCGCTGCTCACCGGCTGGCTGGGCGACCGCTGGAGCCGCCGCCATATGATGCTGATCTACTTCGTCGGCATCGGCCTCTCCATGATCTCCGTCGGCCTGGTGCAGACGCCCGGGCAGCTCGGCGCCGCGCTGCTCGCGATCGGCATCTTTGCCTCGATCTATCACCCCGTCGGCACCGCCATGATCGTGTCCTACGCCGACCGGCTCGGCCGCGAGATGGGCATCAACGGCGTCTGGGGCAATCTCGGCGTGGCCTCGTCGGCCCTGGTCACTGGCGTGATCGGCCAATATCTCGGCTGGCGCTTCGCCTTCATCGTACCCGGCGTGGTCACGGTGCTGATCGGCATCGCCTTCGCGCTGAGCGTCGTGCACGAGGACCGCAAGGGCAGCAAGCAGGCGGCGGCGCAGGCGCGGGTGGCCAAGCAGGACATGTGGCGCGTGATCCTGGCGCTGCTGATCGTGGTGATCGCGATCTCCACGACCTTCAACGCCGTCACCGTCGCGCTGCCAAAGCTGTTCGCCGAGCGGCTTGCGGACCTGACCAAAAGCCCGGCGCTGCTCGGGGTCATCGCCGCCGGCGTCTACGTGTTCGGCGCGATGACGCAGTACACGATCGGCCGGCTGCTCGACCGCTATTCGCTGAAGACGGTGGCGCTGCCGCTCTCCTTCATGCTGGCGCCGTTCCTGTATCTGGCCGCCAGTCTCAACAATTTGCCGTTGATCCTGGTCTCGATCGGCATCGTCATGGGCGCGTTCGGGCAGGTCACCGTCAACGACGCCATGGTCGGCAAATACACCACGGAAGAGTGGCGCTCGCGCGCCTATGCCGTGCGCTATTTCGTCGGCTTCACCGCGGCCGGCGCCTCCGTCGGCCTGGTCGCCTGGCTCTACGAGCAGGGCGGCTTCGCCACCATGCTGCACGCCTTCGCCGCCCTCTGCCTGCTCGCCATCGCCGCCGCGCTGATCCTGCCGCGCGAGATTCGGGCGTCGCAGAGAGCGTGA
- a CDS encoding integrase core domain-containing protein: MRDNSYDRTVERNYLQKWRFLISEYEAVKAGRSPLFKRVGDFYRHHGTCSQTFRKYYNRYLQSGEEADLLPRRRGPKWRERREPEGIETEIVAHRKRGMNRYEIHAVLRETRDTVPSPITIYRVLKRYRLNRRTPAMREEKRRIIKDKLGELGHVDLHQLPRDMFLAPPPVTAYIISLIDSCTRLAWAEVLTSKKALPVMFKTLKMINTLNVTYGLVFQEILSDNGAEFAARTKPGEHPFEAMLLELGIKHRYTRPYRPQTNGKVERFWRTLDDDVIDGATFDNLDHFANELFEYLVYYNNHRPHQALAGQTPRPSPLPRPPRSNQRISEHRQQ, from the coding sequence ATGCGAGACAACAGCTATGACCGAACGGTTGAACGCAACTATCTGCAGAAGTGGCGTTTTCTGATTTCGGAGTATGAGGCGGTGAAGGCTGGCCGATCGCCGCTGTTCAAGCGGGTCGGCGACTTCTACCGGCACCACGGGACCTGCTCGCAGACGTTCCGCAAGTATTACAATCGCTATCTGCAGAGCGGCGAGGAAGCGGATCTGCTGCCGCGGCGGCGCGGCCCGAAGTGGCGGGAGCGACGCGAGCCGGAAGGGATCGAGACGGAGATTGTCGCCCATCGCAAGCGGGGGATGAACCGTTATGAGATTCATGCCGTCTTGCGCGAAACGCGCGACACGGTACCTTCGCCGATCACGATCTACCGGGTGCTGAAACGCTACCGCCTGAACCGCCGCACGCCGGCGATGCGTGAGGAGAAACGCCGTATTATCAAGGACAAGCTCGGAGAGCTGGGCCACGTCGATCTGCATCAATTGCCGCGCGATATGTTCCTCGCGCCACCCCCGGTCACGGCCTACATCATCAGCTTGATCGACAGCTGCACGCGTCTGGCCTGGGCAGAGGTCCTGACATCCAAGAAGGCGCTGCCGGTCATGTTCAAGACCCTGAAGATGATCAACACCCTCAACGTCACCTATGGGCTCGTCTTCCAGGAAATCCTGTCCGACAACGGCGCCGAGTTCGCCGCCCGCACCAAGCCGGGCGAGCATCCGTTCGAGGCCATGCTGCTCGAGCTCGGCATCAAACACCGCTACACCCGGCCCTATCGGCCGCAGACCAACGGTAAGGTCGAACGCTTCTGGCGCACCCTCGATGACGACGTCATCGACGGCGCGACCTTCGACAACCTCGACCACTTCGCCAATGAACTGTTCGAGTACCTCGTTTACTACAACAACCACAGACCCCATCAGGCCTTGGCAGGACAAACCCCAAGGCCTTCGCCGCTACCAAGACCACCGCGATCCAATCAGCGAATTAGTGAACATCGACAGCAATGA
- a CDS encoding helix-turn-helix transcriptional regulator: MTVLETPILREVRSNHRSPAGVHLVARDYPKGMRIDLHMHREAQLIYAAKGTMQVTTPAGRWLVPPDRAVWVPAGLEHAIDLLADIEMRTLYFDLPWLEREQRYDGLTREFVVRVSPLLNQAILALFDGRSTEARTELLVRLVMLELHQAEDSATFVPLPREARCRRAAMIVLDDPTGLHDIDTLAREVGTSARTLSRLFSSETQLSFKSWCQRARIAAAIERISTDASVSVKQLANQLGYASVPAFSAAFRQVTGRTPTEFAGKGQPQSRHCEKRSDEAIQNAAAEGFWIASLRSQ, translated from the coding sequence ATGACTGTCTTGGAAACGCCAATCCTGCGGGAGGTCCGGAGCAACCACCGCTCGCCCGCGGGCGTGCACCTGGTCGCTCGCGACTATCCCAAGGGGATGCGGATCGATCTGCACATGCACCGCGAGGCGCAGCTGATCTACGCGGCGAAGGGCACGATGCAGGTGACGACGCCCGCCGGACGCTGGCTGGTGCCGCCGGACCGCGCGGTCTGGGTGCCGGCCGGGCTCGAGCATGCCATCGACCTGCTCGCCGACATCGAAATGCGCACGCTGTATTTCGACCTGCCCTGGCTGGAACGCGAGCAGCGCTATGACGGCCTGACCCGGGAATTCGTGGTGCGGGTGTCACCGCTGCTCAATCAGGCGATCCTGGCGCTGTTCGACGGGCGCAGCACCGAGGCGCGCACCGAGCTGCTGGTTCGGCTGGTCATGCTGGAACTGCACCAGGCGGAGGATTCCGCGACCTTCGTGCCGCTGCCTCGTGAAGCGCGCTGCCGCCGCGCCGCGATGATTGTGCTCGACGATCCCACCGGCCTGCACGACATCGACACGCTGGCGCGAGAGGTCGGAACCTCGGCGCGCACACTGTCGCGGCTGTTCTCCAGCGAGACGCAGCTGAGCTTCAAGAGCTGGTGCCAACGCGCCAGGATTGCGGCGGCGATCGAGCGGATATCGACGGATGCGAGCGTGTCGGTGAAGCAGCTCGCGAACCAGCTCGGCTATGCCAGCGTGCCGGCGTTCTCGGCCGCGTTCCGCCAGGTGACGGGGCGGACGCCGACGGAGTTTGCGGGGAAGGGGCAGCCCCAATCTCGTCATTGCGAGAAGCGAAGCGACGAAGCAATCCAGAATGCCGCCGCGGAGGGATTCTGGATTGCTTCGCTGCGCTCGCAATGA
- a CDS encoding DUF3297 family protein produces the protein MSDEFPDRLSVDPNSPYYNADILARDVGIRFKGIEKTNVEEYCISEGWVRVTAGNAKDRYGNPLTIKVHGPVEPYFRDKK, from the coding sequence ATGAGCGACGAATTTCCGGACCGCCTGTCGGTCGACCCGAACAGCCCCTATTACAACGCGGACATTCTGGCGCGCGACGTCGGCATCCGCTTCAAGGGCATCGAGAAGACCAATGTCGAGGAGTACTGCATCAGCGAAGGCTGGGTCCGCGTCACCGCCGGCAACGCCAAGGACCGCTACGGCAACCCGCTGACCATCAAGGTGCACGGTCCGGTGGAGCCGTATTTCAGGGATAAGAAATGA
- a CDS encoding glutathione peroxidase: MTDIYDFKANSLAGEEVPMRRFEGQVLLIVNTASKCGFTPQYRGLEDLYRDLSPRGFSVLGFPCNQFGAQEPGQASEIQEFCSSNYDVTFPLFEKIDVNGPKAHPLYEYLKRQQSGLLGAAIKWNFTKFLVNREGRVVARYAPTARPESLRNQIETLL, translated from the coding sequence ATGACTGATATCTACGACTTCAAGGCCAACTCGCTCGCCGGCGAGGAGGTGCCGATGCGGCGTTTCGAGGGGCAGGTGCTCTTGATCGTCAACACCGCGAGCAAATGCGGCTTCACGCCGCAATATCGCGGCCTCGAGGATCTCTATCGCGATCTCTCCCCGCGCGGTTTCTCGGTGCTCGGCTTTCCCTGCAACCAGTTCGGCGCGCAGGAACCGGGGCAGGCGAGCGAGATCCAGGAATTCTGCTCCTCGAACTACGACGTCACCTTTCCCCTGTTCGAGAAGATCGACGTCAACGGGCCGAAGGCGCATCCCTTGTACGAGTACCTGAAACGTCAGCAATCCGGGCTTCTCGGCGCCGCCATCAAATGGAATTTCACCAAATTCCTGGTGAACCGTGAGGGCCGCGTGGTCGCGCGCTACGCGCCGACCGCCCGGCCCGAAAGTTTGCGCAATCAAATCGAAACATTGTTGTGA